The Sesamum indicum cultivar Zhongzhi No. 13 linkage group LG6, S_indicum_v1.0, whole genome shotgun sequence genomic interval ACAAAAGTTCTCCAAGTTATTAATCTTCTGTTGGAGGGAATTACAATGGTTTTGAGCCTCTGATAACGTACTCTGTAACCATTGAATCTTATCTTCAGGCTCCATGGATCGCAGCTGCGAAGGTATTAATACTCTGTCCAGAATTTCTTCCCACCGCAGCACAAGGTTATTCCTATCCCTTAATGATTGTTCAAGCATCTCATTATGCTCCGCTAAcccataaaatttgttttgcaATTCCTCATATCTTCTTCTTAAGTCATCACCAGAATCAGGGTTTGCCTGTATATCTTCTTTCAAGCCTTCCGCACCAATGAATCCAGCATCCGTATATGAACCTCCTCCTACTGCACCTCTCCGATCCCAGTCACCAAGAGGTAAAGAGTTACCTCCAACTGATTTTGCTAACCAATCtatcttttcaattatatcttGGGAATGGAAGTGCTCTGGCAGCTCTAGATCTTCTAATATTTCTTCTATTCTCTGAAGAACAGAATCTTTAAGAAGAAATGACTCTCTTAGTGCAGTGGCGGAGCTGCGAATGTATGAAAGCTCAGAATCTAGAGCTTCCATGCGCTCACCTGCCTCAGAGTagacttttaattttgtctcaAGTTCACGAAGCCTGGCATCTTTAGACAGTAACTCCTGTGAGCATTTCTCCAGTTCCTTGGATGTCTCAGCTAAGGATTGCTTGAGACCGTCGCGCTGAGAAATTAAACCTTTCCCCTTCGTAACGGCTATACTTAGCTTCTCTCTAAGGGACGACACCCGCTGCTCAGACTGTTCAAGTTCAGCAACTTTCTCTTGTACTTTAGCAATAAGATCCTCCTCTGCAGTCTTCAAGCTTTGCCTGAGAAcaagattttcattttcatattccACAAGAACAGAGTTTAAGTGTTCCACTTGTCCATGCAAGTCATTTAATTGCATTTCCAGAGATGCCGATAAACTAAGGCTCAGGTTAGCTTCTTCATATTTCTGAACGAGTTGATTGATTAGAGACTCCAGCCGTGAAACAGGTTCGTCTGCATCCATCTCTATCCCCTCCAGCCTCACTGATTGCTCAATCTTTTCAACCAACTTCATGAAAGCATCTGACTTAAGACATTTCTCGTCCAGTTCATCCATCTCTCTTGCTCTGGTTATTAACTCTGCATTGAGTTGTTTATTTTCAGTCTCAAGCCGCAATCTATCACCAAGAAGCCCTTTTAGTTGGTCCAAGAGGGAATCAAAAACATTAGGATGTAAAAGATCAAGCAGTCTATCATCCACCAAAACATGCTTCATATCATCTTGGCAGTACCCAGATGTTCTCACAAGTTCACTGAGTTCAACATAGAGTCTCTGCAATGTATTTAAGGCCATATCATGCTTATCCGATATTTTCTGACAATTCCCTTGCGCAGCTTCAAGTTGTCCACGCAGACCTTCGATAACTTCACTGGCTTGATCAACAGAAGCAGCAACACAGCCAACAACATCAAGGTTGCTATCTCGGCCGACCCATGAGCTGGTGTAAAAGGTCTTGACAGTAGAATCCAGCACACCAACTTTTCGAAGAACCTGAGCGAAAACAGAATTCCATTCTTCTTCAAGAATTGATTCCCTGTCAGCCACTTCTGCTAGGAGAGTTTGCACTTGATTGGAAATAGAAGCAACCATCTCACCTGAATCTCTACTAATTCCGTCCAATTGGCTTTGCAGCTCACTAATTTTGGATTGAAAGTCATCCAGCTTCCCTCTAAGTTGAGCATTCTCCGACTTCAGAACCAGTTCTTGCTTCTGCAGGAAATCACATAAACTGAGAAGTTCACCCTCTTTTGCAGCAGCATGACGGATATTGTCTTTCATAGCTTCATAGAGAACCATAAGCTCTATATTTGCTTCTTCCACCTGATCACTATGCTCTCTCAGAGAATTATACTCGTTCCTGTCCCTTCCAGCGGCATCCGTAATTAGTTTACTCTGCATTACCCTAAAGAACTCACTGGCATTTGAAGCATCATTAAGCAATTTTCTCAGCAACGCTCTCAGATTTTCTGTCGCCATTTTGGTTCTCGTGTATGAATCTTCAGTTGTTTGGTATTCAGATGGAGGGTTTCCTGGATCTTGCGAATCAGCATGGTCCTTTGACTCAAAAGTGTGAATCAATCTTGACACTGCAGGTGCAGCAACTTTGTCAACTCTACTCAAGGAAGTTGACTGGAAGTGCATGTTCTCAATTTCCTTCTCAAGTTTCTGCATTACGATTTCTGCATCCTCCAGGTTCCCTTTTAGTGCTATAAATCCAAAGGAATCATTACATTCATCCACTTTCAGCTGTTCCAGAGATGTTCTATCAGATTTTGGCTTCTGCAATAAAGAAATGTTAGTTTCAACACCTCGATTAGCCACTTCCTCAAACTGAGACGATAGTTTCTTCTGATCAGGTTCTTTCATTTTAGACTTGTCGAACTCTACATCAGCCTTgaggattttattttcttcagtGAGGTGATTAATGCGACATGTTGCTTCTTTCAGGTCATCCACAGCCTTACTGCATTCTGCTTGCACACCAGCTTCTGAAATTTTGATGTCCTCCAACTCATGAGATTTCTTTTCATACTCgctaaaaatacttttatactCTTCTTCAAGCTTGTTCCTCTCCTCTGTCATAGACATGAGAGACACATTCAAGTTGGAGATGTCATTTTGAAGAGTTACAATCAAATCTTTGTGGTCTATCAACTCTTTCGACATTTTTTCAATCTGATCGGCCGCTAACACTTTTTCCTCTTCAAGCTTCATTCTCTCTTCTGATAGAGACGTTAGATtcagattaaaatttttgttttctgcttCAAGAGCTTCTACTGTATTCTTAAACTCTGTCAAGTTGGCAAGCAATTTACTATTCTCGCGAACCATTGAATCATTTTCCTCCTCGAATCGTCTCCTATCatcccttagcaaattttgcAGTGACTCTACAGAAGCTTTGCAATCAGCTAACTCTTCTGTCATTTTCTCATTCTCAAGCAAAATAATTCCCTTCTCCTctgtaagtttatttttctcttcagTCATTGTTTTAAAACTCCCATTcaagttttcattttctgtctGCAACACTTCCACCAAATGCCTGCAGTCAGCTAGCTCCAAAGATAGCCTTGAGATTTCCCCTTGTGCCATTTCCAGTTTACTCTGCAACTCATTAACTTCAGCAGCAAAACCCTCTACCTCAGCTTTTGAAAAGTGAAGCTGCTTTTGGAGCTCTTCCTTCTCTGCAACAACCTTCTGAAGTTCATACCTAGATTGTACAATTTCTTCAGCAAATATCTCATTCTTCCCTTGAACTTCAATCAGTAAATTGTTGACCGCAGAGATTTCATCAATCAACTTTTGTTCTTCGGAAAGCTGTAAATGAAATACATCCTTTGAAAAACTTGTAACATATAATTGTTCTTTCAGCCTCTCAAAAGAATCATTGGCAACAGATGCATAGACTGTCCTCTTGTCTATATCTCTAAACCTCTCTAGTAATGATTCTCTTGACATGAACAAGAACCTGAACTCATcttcatcaagtatttgtaAGATGTCTGCAAGCTGGGAAAGTTTGATCAAACCTCCATCTAATACAGACGATAAATCTACTTGTTTACAGCTCAAAGATATTGCAGTGTCATTATCTTGGAACTCAGAAAATTTTTTGGCACCACCAGAGCTTGCCTCTTGAATGCTTTCAGTATGTAAACCATCATGACCACCTGATACATCAAGCATTTCTGTCTTCTCTTCATTCGATGAACCAGATGATATCCCTTCTCTTTGCTGACAAGTCACCGTAGAATTTACAGTTGACACCAAGCCAGGGTCCGTTATAGGAACAGTGACAACAGCATGGCCATGCATCTTCTGAGCTTCTTCTGCATCATTGACAGCAATCTCAGTTACTGAAGCATTGTCAGTCTTGCTGGGTTGTGTGGCAATGAGGGTTTCCTTCTTTGCTGGAGTATTCCCTGAATCAGTTCTCATATGGTCTCCAGAAGTCTCACTGATATCATTTGAAGAAAGACTACCATCTATCTCAAGCTGTGTCACCATGCCCTTATCAATTTGATCTCCACTGGAACTGCCAACTTCCTGCATTGCCcctacccaaaaaaaattatacaacttTAAACTCCAGGAGCCAAAAGGGAGGGGGTGGGGAGGGAAAggaatgagagagagagagagagagcaaatCAGAGTTGAGTCAGAGTCAAGAGTGAAGGCACAAACCTACATCTGTTACCTGCTCTTCCCCATGCTGCCTCTCCAgttcatatgaataataaatgGGCACAGATGCACTGGAATCTGCAGACTCTCTAAGAGCCATTGAATCTGAGGAACCAGGCTCATCATATTTCACATCCTCACGAACCAAAGAAGATAATACACCTTGCTCCGGGACCCCAGTATGAACATCAGGGCCATTACTGGCACTTTGATTCGACCTGGTCTCACCCACTCCAGAACCCTCTAATGGAAATTCAACAGCCCCTGCAACCAATGCTACTTCAAGAACACCAGACTTTGCTGAAAGTGCACCACTGGCAGAAGTAGCCTCACTTGCCACGGGATCCACTCTACAGGTGGACTCTGATAAAGTGATAGTATCATTGGGATCATGTGTGGATCTTTCTTCATCAGCAGCATGTTGTTGTGTAACTGCTGATTCTGCTTCAGCTTCAGCAGCAGCGCCAACTGTTGTATCACGCCCAGCTTTACCAGCTTTACCTGACGATCTACTATTACTCCCTTTGCCATCCTTCTTCTGCCTGAACTGTTGAAGCTGACAGAAGATTGAACATGTCAGccttaaaatatatgaaagacAACTCCGAGAATACTAATATCTCAACTAATTtctagttttaataaatacacCATAGTTAGAAGAGGTGTTAAATTCCTTAAGACATCCATTATTGGATTAGGAACCATCAAAATCGTTGGTCTACAGGAAATATATCCAAATGAGATTCTGGACACTCAAAGTCATTAAGTctttgttaataaatttaagaagtGCTCTATTATCGTGTGAATTTAGCCTTGACTCATGTTTgcttataaataacaaaaatgaactTTAAAAAGGTTTGGCATGGAACAACAAATTACCACCACTACAAGCAGAATATTCAGGGAAATGTCAATCAGTGGATgcataaacataaattatcaaaacttcAATATAGTTGGTTTCAGAATTAAAGGCCATAATCAAACGTTCAAGGCCTTAGTACCATGAAATGCAAACATTTTACCAGAAAGTTATACAACTAACGTTTATCTATACTTGCCCATCTAAATCGTTCTCATAACATATATACTGATTATTGCCCGCATTCTGTTtatttacatacatatacaaagaagaaaatgtaTCTGTACACCCATTGTATACAAAAATTTCTAAGTATGTTTACTGTACAGTTCTAGACCATCTTCTGGAGAAATTGACAACAAAATCATGTATAAGGAATCACATATAGCAGGAAAACTCCCTACCGCacaatatatttctttttttaccaAAAGAGTTAAGAAAAAAGTAGACTGAGGAGTAAATTGAACTACATAGTCGGTAAGTATAAGAATCCCATAGCAACAAACGCATAAGAGATTGAAGTTCAACATGTAACCAATATTTAGCTTCATCCATGCACCGACACaacttataaagaaaatactaCATCTGCCTATAtagtgaaacaaaaaataaaagctttTCCCGGGGGGGGAATAAAACCCGGCTACCTTTTTCCGGCCAGCGGCGAGCAGATCGGTGCGGTTCTTACTTTTGTCCATCCAATCAAATCCAATCCGCTCTCAATAGTTCTCTATAACCATTAGGTTAAATAGATCGCCACTCTAAAAACCCCCAATATtgagaaaacaaaatcaatcaaCCATGAATACAACGCAAAGACGATAACAAACTGCAGAGAAGAACAAAAATCGGGTTGCAATGGAGGTCAATGCAAAATCAAAACATAGAATCAAGAGGACGGAACACATACCCGATTGAACAGTGGTTGGGTGAGGTGGGGTTGGGGTGGAGTAGAATTGAGAAAGCAGTCGTCTTAGATCTGAAGCAACGTTTGTGTGTTCTTTGTTTTTGCCTTTTCTGTTACCGTCGGGTGCTTGCCCCAGCTGCAGCAGTTATGTTTGGTATAGCTATGTTTTTAGaactcatttttcatttttatttttgggaaataatattattaattttttggttgatGAAAATGACTCATTGATTTATacccttttatttaaattatgcttTCTCATTTACTTATCTTAATTCCGTATATAAccaaaaaacaatataaaaatatttatcaattacttttagattttaaaaaaaagtaggattttttaccttttctttGGTAACTATTTTTTACCATATTCGGTggatcaaaattcaaatttatagtaaaataaaaatagcattttgaattattagatAATACCGTTTATATGTGAATAGTAAATAATGATGAACTACGAAAAGCATCCGATATAACCATTACAGTTAACTCTTTCAACAA includes:
- the LOC105164918 gene encoding golgin subfamily B member 1 isoform X1, with the protein product MDKSKNRTDLLAAGRKKLQQFRQKKDGKGSNSRSSGKAGKAGRDTTVGAAAEAEAESAVTQQHAADEERSTHDPNDTITLSESTCRVDPVASEATSASGALSAKSGVLEVALVAGAVEFPLEGSGVGETRSNQSASNGPDVHTGVPEQGVLSSLVREDVKYDEPGSSDSMALRESADSSASVPIYYSYELERQHGEEQVTDVGAMQEVGSSSGDQIDKGMVTQLEIDGSLSSNDISETSGDHMRTDSGNTPAKKETLIATQPSKTDNASVTEIAVNDAEEAQKMHGHAVVTVPITDPGLVSTVNSTVTCQQREGISSGSSNEEKTEMLDVSGGHDGLHTESIQEASSGGAKKFSEFQDNDTAISLSCKQVDLSSVLDGGLIKLSQLADILQILDEDEFRFLFMSRESLLERFRDIDKRTVYASVANDSFERLKEQLYVTSFSKDVFHLQLSEEQKLIDEISAVNNLLIEVQGKNEIFAEEIVQSRYELQKVVAEKEELQKQLHFSKAEVEGFAAEVNELQSKLEMAQGEISRLSLELADCRHLVEVLQTENENLNGSFKTMTEEKNKLTEEKGIILLENEKMTEELADCKASVESLQNLLRDDRRRFEEENDSMVRENSKLLANLTEFKNTVEALEAENKNFNLNLTSLSEERMKLEEEKVLAADQIEKMSKELIDHKDLIVTLQNDISNLNVSLMSMTEERNKLEEEYKSIFSEYEKKSHELEDIKISEAGVQAECSKAVDDLKEATCRINHLTEENKILKADVEFDKSKMKEPDQKKLSSQFEEVANRGVETNISLLQKPKSDRTSLEQLKVDECNDSFGFIALKGNLEDAEIVMQKLEKEIENMHFQSTSLSRVDKVAAPAVSRLIHTFESKDHADSQDPGNPPSEYQTTEDSYTRTKMATENLRALLRKLLNDASNASEFFRVMQSKLITDAAGRDRNEYNSLREHSDQVEEANIELMVLYEAMKDNIRHAAAKEGELLSLCDFLQKQELVLKSENAQLRGKLDDFQSKISELQSQLDGISRDSGEMVASISNQVQTLLAEVADRESILEEEWNSVFAQVLRKVGVLDSTVKTFYTSSWVGRDSNLDVVGCVAASVDQASEVIEGLRGQLEAAQGNCQKISDKHDMALNTLQRLYVELSELVRTSGYCQDDMKHVLVDDRLLDLLHPNVFDSLLDQLKGLLGDRLRLETENKQLNAELITRAREMDELDEKCLKSDAFMKLVEKIEQSVRLEGIEMDADEPVSRLESLINQLVQKYEEANLSLSLSASLEMQLNDLHGQVEHLNSVLVEYENENLVLRQSLKTAEEDLIAKVQEKVAELEQSEQRVSSLREKLSIAVTKGKGLISQRDGLKQSLAETSKELEKCSQELLSKDARLRELETKLKVYSEAGERMEALDSELSYIRSSATALRESFLLKDSVLQRIEEILEDLELPEHFHSQDIIEKIDWLAKSVGGNSLPLGDWDRRGAVGGGSYTDAGFIGAEGLKEDIQANPDSGDDLRRRYEELQNKFYGLAEHNEMLEQSLRDRNNLVLRWEEILDRVLIPSQLRSMEPEDKIQWLQSTLSEAQNHCNSLQQKINNLENFCASLNADVEDSQRRTSELEAALHQAAIEKETLSKDLEILSQDNEEYSKKVVDFKIQNENLQHEASILRQKKLQLEEEKENLSKDLEILSQENEKNSKKAADFKVQNENLQYEASILHEKKLQLEEEKETLSKDLEILSQDNEENSKKAADFKIQNENLQYEVSILHEKKIQLEEDICRTEDAIRRLQQLVEDALQDSSTENVVISQEGFKYFEEMLKKLIENYKGLSSEKAVYIDPTDVHVSEKGELSQIVRDSEHVASLSKKLEDSMGELMLLKEEKDQCMLNNQSLLRDVEELEIKKKELQDLLNHEEQKSASLREKLNLAVTKGRSLVQQRDGMKQVIQELNAEVERLKSDAKVNEKAISEYEEQIKNLFTAQERVQVMESENTFLRDRLAETERCLQEKDGSWSSILHALDDIDIGLASNSGNPIEKLMEIGKYLHDLRSGMDSLAQESRKSKRAAELLLAELNEVQERNDGLQEELAKAVQQLSELSREKELAENDKFEALAHVEKLSYIHSEEKNRQLSEIMVLKSGVDNMREDLSAIERELADVLSKDLEVLHNVKTMIKSFLESGGSPDLSALFPSSFPGGFMSRASENKVFMTEIGSLREQLHNHSHLLQEEASWLSEVVMNVHREYTSHKESCESMKKDVKKLELIEKEKESEIHILRGNISLLHESCASAISEIENWKEHVVGNALASSSPEGNLKSQVRIEGGNSFTDNIHIFNEELVRGTGDKLLLVVRDLISMQSELLEVGQREMKSTILNLQKELQEKDIQRDRICMELVNQIKEAETNAKNYLNDLQKARAQLHDSQRDLDVMKEEGKVLEQRMKELQDQEINSKELQQKVDSLTDALAAKVQETEALMQALDAEEAEMEDLANKVGVLENELQQKNKDLESLEASRAKALKKLSVTVSKFDELHYLSESLLSEVEKLQSQLQERDGEISFLRQEVTRCTNDALAVTEKSKKRSSDEIHDLFSWLDTLISRVQVHDIASDDPKSHPVNEYKEVLQKKILDLISELENLRGVAKNSDMLLQEERSKVEEMAQKEQYLKNSLREKESQLVMLQGAGDSTEAIKSTSEIMEVEPMTNKWAVPGTIAPQVRSLRKTNNDQVAIAIDMDDSNDRMEDDDDDKAHGFKSLTTSKIVPRFTRPVSDMVDGLWVSCDRALMRQPALRLGVIIYWAVLHALLATFVV
- the LOC105164918 gene encoding golgin subfamily B member 1 isoform X3, with amino-acid sequence MDKSKNRTDLLAAGRKKLQQFRQKKDGKGSNSRSSGKAGKAGRDTTVGAAAEAEAESAVTQQHAADEERSTHDPNDTITLSESTCRVDPVASEATSASGALSAKSGVLEVALVAGAVEFPLEGSGVGETRSNQSASNGPDVHTGVPEQGVLSSLVREDVKYDEPGSSDSMALRESADSSASVPIYYSYELERQHGEEQEVGSSSGDQIDKGMVTQLEIDGSLSSNDISETSGDHMRTDSGNTPAKKETLIATQPSKTDNASVTEIAVNDAEEAQKMHGHAVVTVPITDPGLVSTVNSTVTCQQREGISSGSSNEEKTEMLDVSGGHDGLHTESIQEASSGGAKKFSEFQDNDTAISLSCKQVDLSSVLDGGLIKLSQLADILQILDEDEFRFLFMSRESLLERFRDIDKRTVYASVANDSFERLKEQLYVTSFSKDVFHLQLSEEQKLIDEISAVNNLLIEVQGKNEIFAEEIVQSRYELQKVVAEKEELQKQLHFSKAEVEGFAAEVNELQSKLEMAQGEISRLSLELADCRHLVEVLQTENENLNGSFKTMTEEKNKLTEEKGIILLENEKMTEELADCKASVESLQNLLRDDRRRFEEENDSMVRENSKLLANLTEFKNTVEALEAENKNFNLNLTSLSEERMKLEEEKVLAADQIEKMSKELIDHKDLIVTLQNDISNLNVSLMSMTEERNKLEEEYKSIFSEYEKKSHELEDIKISEAGVQAECSKAVDDLKEATCRINHLTEENKILKADVEFDKSKMKEPDQKKLSSQFEEVANRGVETNISLLQKPKSDRTSLEQLKVDECNDSFGFIALKGNLEDAEIVMQKLEKEIENMHFQSTSLSRVDKVAAPAVSRLIHTFESKDHADSQDPGNPPSEYQTTEDSYTRTKMATENLRALLRKLLNDASNASEFFRVMQSKLITDAAGRDRNEYNSLREHSDQVEEANIELMVLYEAMKDNIRHAAAKEGELLSLCDFLQKQELVLKSENAQLRGKLDDFQSKISELQSQLDGISRDSGEMVASISNQVQTLLAEVADRESILEEEWNSVFAQVLRKVGVLDSTVKTFYTSSWVGRDSNLDVVGCVAASVDQASEVIEGLRGQLEAAQGNCQKISDKHDMALNTLQRLYVELSELVRTSGYCQDDMKHVLVDDRLLDLLHPNVFDSLLDQLKGLLGDRLRLETENKQLNAELITRAREMDELDEKCLKSDAFMKLVEKIEQSVRLEGIEMDADEPVSRLESLINQLVQKYEEANLSLSLSASLEMQLNDLHGQVEHLNSVLVEYENENLVLRQSLKTAEEDLIAKVQEKVAELEQSEQRVSSLREKLSIAVTKGKGLISQRDGLKQSLAETSKELEKCSQELLSKDARLRELETKLKVYSEAGERMEALDSELSYIRSSATALRESFLLKDSVLQRIEEILEDLELPEHFHSQDIIEKIDWLAKSVGGNSLPLGDWDRRGAVGGGSYTDAGFIGAEGLKEDIQANPDSGDDLRRRYEELQNKFYGLAEHNEMLEQSLRDRNNLVLRWEEILDRVLIPSQLRSMEPEDKIQWLQSTLSEAQNHCNSLQQKINNLENFCASLNADVEDSQRRTSELEAALHQAAIEKETLSKDLEILSQDNEEYSKKVVDFKIQNENLQHEASILRQKKLQLEEEKENLSKDLEILSQENEKNSKKAADFKVQNENLQYEASILHEKKLQLEEEKETLSKDLEILSQDNEENSKKAADFKIQNENLQYEVSILHEKKIQLEEDICRTEDAIRRLQQLVEDALQDSSTENVVISQEGFKYFEEMLKKLIENYKGLSSEKAVYIDPTDVHVSEKGELSQIVRDSEHVASLSKKLEDSMGELMLLKEEKDQCMLNNQSLLRDVEELEIKKKELQDLLNHEEQKSASLREKLNLAVTKGRSLVQQRDGMKQVIQELNAEVERLKSDAKVNEKAISEYEEQIKNLFTAQERVQVMESENTFLRDRLAETERCLQEKDGSWSSILHALDDIDIGLASNSGNPIEKLMEIGKYLHDLRSGMDSLAQESRKSKRAAELLLAELNEVQERNDGLQEELAKAVQQLSELSREKELAENDKFEALAHVEKLSYIHSEEKNRQLSEIMVLKSGVDNMREDLSAIERELADVLSKDLEVLHNVKTMIKSFLESGGSPDLSALFPSSFPGGFMSRASENKVFMTEIGSLREQLHNHSHLLQEEASWLSEVVMNVHREYTSHKESCESMKKDVKKLELIEKEKESEIHILRGNISLLHESCASAISEIENWKEHVVGNALASSSPEGNLKSQVRIEGGNSFTDNIHIFNEELVRGTGDKLLLVVRDLISMQSELLEVGQREMKSTILNLQKELQEKDIQRDRICMELVNQIKEAETNAKNYLNDLQKARAQLHDSQRDLDVMKEEGKVLEQRMKELQDQEINSKELQQKVDSLTDALAAKVQETEALMQALDAEEAEMEDLANKVGVLENELQQKNKDLESLEASRAKALKKLSVTVSKFDELHYLSESLLSEVEKLQSQLQERDGEISFLRQEVTRCTNDALAVTEKSKKRSSDEIHDLFSWLDTLISRVQVHDIASDDPKSHPVNEYKEVLQKKILDLISELENLRGVAKNSDMLLQEERSKVEEMAQKEQYLKNSLREKESQLVMLQGAGDSTEAIKSTSEIMEVEPMTNKWAVPGTIAPQVRSLRKTNNDQVAIAIDMDDSNDRMEDDDDDKAHGFKSLTTSKIVPRFTRPVSDMVDGLWVSCDRALMRQPALRLGVIIYWAVLHALLATFVV
- the LOC105164918 gene encoding golgin subfamily B member 1 isoform X2; this translates as MDKSKNRTDLLAAGRKKLQQFRQKKDGKGSNSRSSGKAGKAGRDTTVGAAAEAEAESAVTQQHAADEERSTHDPNDTITLSESTCRVDPVASEATSASGALSAKSGVLEVALVAGAVEFPLEGSGVGETRSNQSASNGPDVHTGVPEQGVLSSLVREDVKYDEPGSSDSMALRESADSSASVPIYYSYELERQHGEEQVTDEVGSSSGDQIDKGMVTQLEIDGSLSSNDISETSGDHMRTDSGNTPAKKETLIATQPSKTDNASVTEIAVNDAEEAQKMHGHAVVTVPITDPGLVSTVNSTVTCQQREGISSGSSNEEKTEMLDVSGGHDGLHTESIQEASSGGAKKFSEFQDNDTAISLSCKQVDLSSVLDGGLIKLSQLADILQILDEDEFRFLFMSRESLLERFRDIDKRTVYASVANDSFERLKEQLYVTSFSKDVFHLQLSEEQKLIDEISAVNNLLIEVQGKNEIFAEEIVQSRYELQKVVAEKEELQKQLHFSKAEVEGFAAEVNELQSKLEMAQGEISRLSLELADCRHLVEVLQTENENLNGSFKTMTEEKNKLTEEKGIILLENEKMTEELADCKASVESLQNLLRDDRRRFEEENDSMVRENSKLLANLTEFKNTVEALEAENKNFNLNLTSLSEERMKLEEEKVLAADQIEKMSKELIDHKDLIVTLQNDISNLNVSLMSMTEERNKLEEEYKSIFSEYEKKSHELEDIKISEAGVQAECSKAVDDLKEATCRINHLTEENKILKADVEFDKSKMKEPDQKKLSSQFEEVANRGVETNISLLQKPKSDRTSLEQLKVDECNDSFGFIALKGNLEDAEIVMQKLEKEIENMHFQSTSLSRVDKVAAPAVSRLIHTFESKDHADSQDPGNPPSEYQTTEDSYTRTKMATENLRALLRKLLNDASNASEFFRVMQSKLITDAAGRDRNEYNSLREHSDQVEEANIELMVLYEAMKDNIRHAAAKEGELLSLCDFLQKQELVLKSENAQLRGKLDDFQSKISELQSQLDGISRDSGEMVASISNQVQTLLAEVADRESILEEEWNSVFAQVLRKVGVLDSTVKTFYTSSWVGRDSNLDVVGCVAASVDQASEVIEGLRGQLEAAQGNCQKISDKHDMALNTLQRLYVELSELVRTSGYCQDDMKHVLVDDRLLDLLHPNVFDSLLDQLKGLLGDRLRLETENKQLNAELITRAREMDELDEKCLKSDAFMKLVEKIEQSVRLEGIEMDADEPVSRLESLINQLVQKYEEANLSLSLSASLEMQLNDLHGQVEHLNSVLVEYENENLVLRQSLKTAEEDLIAKVQEKVAELEQSEQRVSSLREKLSIAVTKGKGLISQRDGLKQSLAETSKELEKCSQELLSKDARLRELETKLKVYSEAGERMEALDSELSYIRSSATALRESFLLKDSVLQRIEEILEDLELPEHFHSQDIIEKIDWLAKSVGGNSLPLGDWDRRGAVGGGSYTDAGFIGAEGLKEDIQANPDSGDDLRRRYEELQNKFYGLAEHNEMLEQSLRDRNNLVLRWEEILDRVLIPSQLRSMEPEDKIQWLQSTLSEAQNHCNSLQQKINNLENFCASLNADVEDSQRRTSELEAALHQAAIEKETLSKDLEILSQDNEEYSKKVVDFKIQNENLQHEASILRQKKLQLEEEKENLSKDLEILSQENEKNSKKAADFKVQNENLQYEASILHEKKLQLEEEKETLSKDLEILSQDNEENSKKAADFKIQNENLQYEVSILHEKKIQLEEDICRTEDAIRRLQQLVEDALQDSSTENVVISQEGFKYFEEMLKKLIENYKGLSSEKAVYIDPTDVHVSEKGELSQIVRDSEHVASLSKKLEDSMGELMLLKEEKDQCMLNNQSLLRDVEELEIKKKELQDLLNHEEQKSASLREKLNLAVTKGRSLVQQRDGMKQVIQELNAEVERLKSDAKVNEKAISEYEEQIKNLFTAQERVQVMESENTFLRDRLAETERCLQEKDGSWSSILHALDDIDIGLASNSGNPIEKLMEIGKYLHDLRSGMDSLAQESRKSKRAAELLLAELNEVQERNDGLQEELAKAVQQLSELSREKELAENDKFEALAHVEKLSYIHSEEKNRQLSEIMVLKSGVDNMREDLSAIERELADVLSKDLEVLHNVKTMIKSFLESGGSPDLSALFPSSFPGGFMSRASENKVFMTEIGSLREQLHNHSHLLQEEASWLSEVVMNVHREYTSHKESCESMKKDVKKLELIEKEKESEIHILRGNISLLHESCASAISEIENWKEHVVGNALASSSPEGNLKSQVRIEGGNSFTDNIHIFNEELVRGTGDKLLLVVRDLISMQSELLEVGQREMKSTILNLQKELQEKDIQRDRICMELVNQIKEAETNAKNYLNDLQKARAQLHDSQRDLDVMKEEGKVLEQRMKELQDQEINSKELQQKVDSLTDALAAKVQETEALMQALDAEEAEMEDLANKVGVLENELQQKNKDLESLEASRAKALKKLSVTVSKFDELHYLSESLLSEVEKLQSQLQERDGEISFLRQEVTRCTNDALAVTEKSKKRSSDEIHDLFSWLDTLISRVQVHDIASDDPKSHPVNEYKEVLQKKILDLISELENLRGVAKNSDMLLQEERSKVEEMAQKEQYLKNSLREKESQLVMLQGAGDSTEAIKSTSEIMEVEPMTNKWAVPGTIAPQVRSLRKTNNDQVAIAIDMDDSNDRMEDDDDDKAHGFKSLTTSKIVPRFTRPVSDMVDGLWVSCDRALMRQPALRLGVIIYWAVLHALLATFVV